A window of Loxodonta africana isolate mLoxAfr1 chromosome 3, mLoxAfr1.hap2, whole genome shotgun sequence genomic DNA:
CTCTAGGAGTCTAAAATGCACCTGGGGAGTTCTTTCTTTCCAGCCTTAACCCTCTCTTCCTGTCGTTCTTCAGCCTGTTGAGTTTGGTTTTCGGGATTCCCAGCTCCAGAAAGCCAAAGCCGGGTGTCTGAATTGTCTGCTCATATGCCTACGTAGGGTCGTTTAGTTGGACTAGGAAGTGGCTCTAACCTAGTGTCTTGGTTGAACTTGGGTTCCTTGTCGGCTGTGCTCAGGTTGAAGGAGGGCGGTAGGGAATATTGTGGTCTAGAACACAGGGGCTGTAGGCCAGGTTGCCACCTGTGGGAGACTGACCTTTTTTCTTGAGCTTTCACAGAGCGCAAAGGGGTGGCCAGCAAGAAGGCAGCCTGTAGACGTGCTGCATTTGATTCGCACGGTGTCCATCATTTCAGTACCTAAAGAATAACATAGACTTCCCAGCATCAGCTTCTCTGCACTCCTGTAAGAGGTCTGTCCCCTCTGGACAGGACAGGTGTTCGCTGTTGTtatgttgctagttgctgttgagttcgttctgactcatggcgaacccgtgtacaacaaaatgaaatagtgcccagtcctgcaccgtccccgTGGTCACTTGTGAATCGGATCATTGCGACCTATAgggtttttgctggctgatttttggaagtgattgccaggcctttcctcctagtctgtcttaatttggaatctctgctgaaacctgtccaccatgggtaatcctgctggtatttgaaatcctggtggcatagcttgcagcatcacagcaacacacgagccaccacagcacaacaaccAGACAGGCGGTGGAGGTGCCCTCTAACTTGCGACAGATCCTGCACTCCCCACGTCGGCTgttggttgtttttatttttgagctTATCTTGTTTTTCCAGTGGTCGGCGCACTTCATTCATTTTCGTTATCTGCCTCCTCAATCTCCTCTCTCCCCCACCAAGTTATACGCACATGCACACTCATTTGAGTTTGTGACCCCATCGTGACATTCTAGCCCTGTCAGTGGAAACTGATCACCTgggaaggtttttttcttttttttttcctgtttgttttgtttggcaAAGAAGTTCTTCATAGCATGGAGCTGTCATTCCCTGCTTGCCGTCCCTTGAGGAAATGTTCGATACACTGAACACGCTAATGTGATTGAAACGATCTATGCTTAACTGTCAATGTCTTTCATTTCAGATAACTAAGAAATGCATCAAAGGCTCTACAGAGAAGAACAAGATAAGACTGCAAAGAGTAAGACGTTTTCCCTGAAATAGAAAACTGGCCTCCTGTGCTTTTTGCATTCCATAGTGAGCAAAGGCCTTTGCACTTCCTTGGGCCTAGTTTGGACCTTTCTCCTGGTTATTCTGATCATCATTTTGATTCTTGCTTCACTTTACATGACTAGGCTTTGTGGCTTGTGGGTTGCGTCACTTTTAGCTTTGCGGAATCCTGAGGTCTTGCATGTCGCCTTTTCAGAGCTTTTATTATCACCATTATTTCTAATACAGAGACAACTGTAACAGCCAGGCCTCTCGTTGTCACCTTAAATTGCCTTCCAAGGAGCCCCGTCCCTGTCCTTGCATCCCCACCCCTGTGAGTGGGTTTCAGCTCTATTCACTTGCTCCCAAGTGCTGTAACGCTTTAATGGCCCCTCACTAAGTGGGGGTCATTTTTGAGCAGTTCCCTGCTGAATCTTGGGTTTAGTTGTCTGGGGGGCACCCTCATTTCTCACATGGCAATGCAGGGGGCATCTTTCTTCTTGCCACAGAGAACAGAGATGACTGCGGGGCTTCCCCCCCCCGCCTGCCAGCTCACAGAGGGGCACTGGGGATGGTTGACTGCGTGTCCACCATGTCTTCTCTGCCAGCTCATGCCTGCATTGAATTTTTTTGCGTGTCACGTGTTAATGTCTTTTTTATAATTTACCTCCTCCTCCACTGGAATTTCAGAGTTGGACATACGGGGGAAGAAACTCAAGCACAGCCAAATAGATCTGATTTACACATGATTTGGAGaggctttctgtttttttatttagcAACAGGGAGAGGTTCTCTTTCTCACCACCCTGTGCTCGTACTGATGGTCTTGATGTTATGCCAAGGCCGTCACCTTCCTCCGGTATCCTGCATGTCCGATGGGGATGTGGGGGGGTGCTTGGCACGAAACGGGTAGCCAGACACACAACGTTGTCACCGTGGCTGTGGTCACAGCGATCGTAGATGTATCCAGACGTTTTAGCGTGTTCTCTCCAAAGGCAAGTGCATACTCCTCCGCCCAAAAGGAAAACTGATCATCAGGCCCCTGGCAGTGGGCAAGGCCGTCTTCCATGGGTCATTACCTCCACACCTTCCTTACTTGTGGTGTGTCAGGTGACCATCTGTCTGGTCAGACAGGTGGGCTTGTTTTATCTGAACTAAAAATTATGGAATAACTCCACGCCCTGGGTCTTGCCCTGATTCTTTGGAATGAGGAACGGATGTGATAAAGTGCAGTGTTCCTACTTTAAAAGAAACTAGCTGGGTTTTCCAACAGTAATGAAATGACAGCACTGTAGTCACAGAGATGACACTTCATTTGTCCTCTCTTCACTTAACACTTCACCTTTTCTTCACATTCTGAGAAATGGCTTTAAAGAtttgtattttctccttttgtgttttctcatttattcCCCCACAGTTTTATGACTTACCCAGCAGGTTCCCCATCCTTGCCTTGCCCCAGTGTTctatttcaaaagaaataaaatagattCTGTAGTCTGGtgttttgggggtggggtggggagtttTTGTTTTAAAGGTAGAAGAGGCAAAACCTGTGGGTGTTTTTGACTATTTGACCGTAACTTGCTTGTTTCCCCCTCCCTGCCACCTGTtcctatcttctttttttttttttttaattatggtaaaatatatatatataacaaagcatttgccgGTTCAACAGTTTTCACACGTGCAATGCAGGGACGTTGACGACATTCATCGTGTTGTGTGACTGTCACTGCTGTCCTTTTCCAAAGTGTCTCACCGCCATGAACAGAGATTCAGTGCCCCTCAGGCAGGGACTCCCCCTCCCCCGTCGCTcctgcccctagtaaccactcTTAAGTTTCAGTCTCTACAGTTGCCTTTTtcataagtgggatcataaaatatttgttcttttgtgactgatttattttgctcagcataatgttttcaaggttttcccatgttgtggcatgcatcaggactccATTTCTCTTTACAAATAATATTCTGACCCTAGCTTTCTGGTTAAATAAATGCAGTTTAAACCTAATAGAGAAGCCTGCATAGACAACCCAGAGAGCTGcctgccaccaccaccccccccttttttttagtaaaaaaataataaactcgCCTCGGGTTCAAAGATAggttattttaaatgaatctgATTTTGAATCGCCCACCAGATACTGTGACAAATGGCTAATTCTCATCATTTTCCTCATAACAGAAGGTAGTCTTTGCAATGGATAAAAAGCACTTCTGTGTCAGGATTTATGACATGAGGCTCTTCCTGTCACTCGGCCCTGGCTCCTTCCATTCCACTTAAGCACAGCCCCTCACCCCTCCATATTCTTATCCTCCTTCCCCCACCTACCACCCCCAGCCATGAGATCTTTAGGAGACACATCTGTTGACTTGTGTTTTGGCCATAGGACAAAGAGCGCTTGGGCAAGCAACTGAGGTTACaagcagaaaaggaagaaaaggagaaattGAAAGAGGAGGCCAAGCGGGCCAAGGAAGAggccagaaaaaagaaagaggaagagaaggagctgAAAGAGAAGGAGAGACGGGAGAAGAGGGAGAAGGATGAGAAGGAGAAGGCGGAGAAGCAGAGGCTCAAGGAGGAGAGGCGCAAGGAGAGGCAAGAGGCGCTCGAGTGAGTCTGCCTGTGGTCTGGGCGAAGCTGCAGCCCTTGCTCCCTGGGGCCAGCCATCCTGCATGTCCATTGCTGGGGTGCTTAGAAGGCGAGGGGGTGGCGCTCCTTGAATTCCTCGAATTCCTTCTACTTCTTCTGCTTGGGTTACACACTGAGCCACAGGCGTGAGAGGGTGACAGGGAGCTCCATGCTCTGCTGCCCGCCTTCTTCCTCTTCACACCAGGGGACGCTTCAGGTTTTTCACCAGCTGGGGATGGGTGTTGCCACTCAGGAGTATGGTTTTGTCTCTGTCTATTGGGTACTGGTTGTTGtggggtgccatcaagttgaattcGACGGACAGCAACCCcacgcgacagagtagaactaccccatagggtctcctaggccgtcatctttacggaggcagattgccatgtctttcttccgcagagccactggcgggtttgaaccaccagccttttggttagaggctgagcgcttaactgttacactaccagggcttcttaggtaCTGGTTAGCTGACACTTAATTCCATGTCTCACAGGGCTAAACttgaggagaaaaggaaaaaagaggaggagaaacggttaaaagaagaagaaaaggtaaCGTCTTCCCAGGGGACTTCTATATCCCATCTCTGATATTTGGCCTCCCCAGCACAGAACCTGGGGCTCTTCTGAGCAGGGAGCGAGCGGTACCTGAACTGCTGCCCCAGGCTCCAGGTGTTGGGACTGATGTGTGGGTGTCAGCAGGTGGTTCTTGTAGCTCGTTCCTGTGGCTGGCTTGCTGCTGACTTGACAGCCCGGTGCTGTGCCCACGAGAACAAGCACACCTCTTTGACATCTGAGCTGGTACCCACCAGCCAGCCTATTGGTCTTGAGAGCTAAAGTCAAAATAAATGCAACTCAAAAATGCTGGGAGGTCACCTCGGGAGGCCTCTGTCTTAAGACACAAACATATCCACACCaagtctcttgatttcttcttcCTCGTCATCTTCTCTTATGTTGCAGCGCATTAAAGCTGAGAAGGCTGAGATCACACGGTTCTTCcagaaaccaaagactccacaagCCCCCAAGGTGAGAAACCGGCTTCCTCTCTTGTGCTGGGGGGCTTTGGCCTTTTAAAAACGAAAGGGGCCTCTGACCACCTGGCTCCCCTTCCATCAATGGGTGATCCTTGGTGCGCAGGGAGCCTCTGTTTCTGGTGAGGCCTAGAAGTTAAGTGTTCTATCATTTTGCCACGTTCTGGAATGGCCAAATGGCGCGTTTTGGTAAAATTGCCTGGTGTCTAGGAGTTGCTTAATGACCGGTTCACGTTAGGAGCTTCAGAGGAAGGCATGAGAGAAGAAGACCGTGTTCTTAACCCTTGGGAAACGTATGCTCAAGACTGGCAGCAAAGTTAGCCATAGAACAGCAGTGTAGAATTTAGCCCAGAATTTTGGCTCCTCAACCTGGCACCTGTCCATCAGCTGGCAGGTCAGAACTGAGCCAGCACCCATGTGGCGAGCTCAGGACCTTCTCTTTTCACCCCATTCTCCGGAGGTTACCGTCTCTCCCAGATGGAAGGGTTCCCTCCCAGATCCTTCCCTCTGCATGCACGTCCCTAcacgtatttgtgtgtgtgtgtgttgctgctgctgtcgagtcggcccCCTGTTTGCAGCGACCCCAGGCGCAGCGGAAGGCAGTTCTGCCTGGTCCCGTACCATCCTCATTGTTGGCTGTGGACTGGACCCTGCTGCCTCATGGGGCTTTCTTATTTTGATTGGGTATTCATCATGGGTCAGAGTAATTTCTTTCCAGAAACAAAAGAACACTTTTTGGAATATTGGCTATTTTGTATTCTCTTCCTGGGGTTTAAACACGTTTTAGAACAGACCAGTagcaataccttttttttttttttacattattgtTGTTCAGAACTGCATAAGGTTTTCGTTGACTTGGTTTTTGGGAGTAGAtcgctaggcttttcttccgaggtgcctctgggtagactcgaactgccgaccctttggttagcagctgagtgcattaactgtttgcaccgcccaggacCTCCGTAGAGTCACATAACCACTACCATAATCAAGATAACAGAGTCTTCCTGTCACCCAAACAGCTCTCCGTGCTGCTTTGTCATAagtcccttcctcccacccccggCCTTGGCAGCTGCTGACCTGATCTCTGTCCTGTAGTATTTGCCTTTTCCAGGATCTCATGTAAATGGCCTCACCCAGCATGTAGCCTTCTGCGTGTGCCCCTTGACTTAGGACACGGCCTTTGAGCATCACCCCAGCATGGTGGGCAGCAGTGGCCCATCCGCTTCACTGCTGAGTGGGGTTCCGCCACGTCTCCTCTCAATTTCAGACCCTGGCCGGCTCCTGTGGCAAGTTTGCCCCATTTGAGATTAGAGAGCACATGGTTCTTGCCCCACTGTGCCGGACAGCCTTCGATCAGGACCTCTGTGACCAGTTAGACCAGCTTCTGCAGCAGCAGAGTGGCAGCTTCTCCTTCCTGCAGGATCTAAAGGGCCGGCGGCCCCTCAGATCCGGGCCCACCATTGTTTGTAACCGGAATGCAGACATCTTCAACAGGCGAGTGACTGGGAGATTGCCCTGCTCCCACGGGTGAGGCCAGAGAGCCACTGGACCAGCCCTGGGGAACTGGGCAAGAAGCCTGGACCTGGGTCTGCCGCTGCCTGAGGCCTGGGCAAGTCGTCTCCCTCTTGGGCCTTGGCACTGGGCTCTGGTGTCACTTAGGCCTCTCCTCTCTGCCATCCTTCAAGCCTCTGAAACCCCTTGTGTACACAGTGACAGCCTCTCAGAAAGCCTCTCCCAGCTCCCTGGTCTCCCCCTGGAGGGCCCTTCTTATCTTGGTGTCAGCCGCCACACAGGGCATTGTCCTGCTCTTCCAAGCATTACCactgagtcgatgctgactcatggccaccctgtgtgtgcagagaactgtgctccatagggttttcaaggctgtgaccttttggaagtagattgccaggcctgtctgtcTGCTGAGGTGccccgggtgggtttgaaccaccaaccttcctgcTAGTTGTTGAGCACTTAGCTGTTGgcgccacccagggcctccactTTCTGTACACAACCCCACCGATTGACAGTGCTCTTGAGCAGCAGTTTGGTACTCTTCTTATCTTTCTTCCTCCTTATTTCCTGCCCGCACCACATCTTTTCTTCGTATGTGTCCCTCAGGGAACGTCCCTTAGCTTTCTTTGCAGACAGGCGGTTATGCTGGCTAGCCCATGCTCCATCAGGAGGCAGCTCCCTGGGAGGACTTGTGGGTGGTGTGCACACCAATTGCTGAGGGCGGTGTTGTGTCCCTCAGTGACGTGGTGATCGTGGAGAGCGGCAAAGCAGATGGCGTTCCCGAAAGGAAGAAGTTTGGCAGAATGAAGCTGCTGCAGTTTTCTGAGAACCACCGACCAGCATACTGGGGCACGTGGAATAAGAAGACGGCAATCATCCGTCCGAGGAACCCCTGGGCCCAGGACCGGGTGAGGGTCCGACCGGGTGAGCTGGTGGCACACATGTACCACTGTCTCCCCATGTTTCCTTTGGCCTTGTTCACACGGCCCCTTGGATGCTGTAAGTGTCCTGGCCTTTCTGTGCTGCCGTTGTCTCCCAGCCCTGAGAACAATGATGAGACACTGCGTGCTTCTCGTTTCAGAAACTCCTTGACTATGAGGTGGACAGTGACGATGAGTGGGAAGAGGAGGAGCCGGGGGAGTCCCTTTCCCACAGCGAAGGGGTGAGAACACACCTGGGGTGGCCCCAGTGCTTGGCTCATCAGCAGACGCACCTTGTCTGACCTGCACTGTTAGGTCTTAAAACTTGAGCTGGTATTTAAAATCTGGCTTCCTCAGCTTCTCTCAGACAATCTTATGTGTGAGAGTGGGCTGGCTTCACCGCTGCGGGCTGGAACGGAGCAGTGTCTCTCCCCTTTGGAGGGCACACACGCGTTCCCTGTGGTCCTCTCGCAGCCCCATCCTTCCCTTTTGCCTTACACCTGCCTGCCCCCAGCCCTGCTGTAACAAGAGGGCCCCTGTCAGCAGGTGTCTGCTGGCCGCCCAAGTGTCCGTGGAAACAGCCTTCAGGGCAGTAGGTTCAGATAGTGAACGAGGACCGTGTTGTTTCTGCACGTTATGGACTGACTGTCTTCTCTCCTcgaggatgatgatgatgaggTGGGTGAGGATGAAGATGAGGATGATGGCTTTTTTGTGCCCCACGGGTACCTGTCTGAGGACGAAGGTGTGACCGAGGTGAGGAGGAGGCGGGTGACCAGCTCAGAGAGGAGCTTGTGTGGGCCAGAGCGGGGCGGGGAAGACGAGCCACAGCCCACCTCATGGCCCAGGAGGGCTCCTGGGTGGGCAGGTTCATCTGTGGGAGTGGTTGGGCTCTGAACTTGGATCTGCCAGGGAGGATGGTGGACTCTGCAGAGGTGGGACGAAATCCTCGGTGAGGGGTGCTGTGCAAGCAGAGCCTCTGGTCAGAGCACACCTCCATGGGTCCCTGCTGTGGCAGCGGGTACGGTGGCCTAGAGGGCTAGCAGGAAGCGTAATTAGCATACGACAAGGAACACAGACCTACCTCCAGGGTTCCGTTTGATGAGCTTCGATAGTTGGCTACGTCAGTGAAACCGCCACCCGAAATAGGAAGGAGAAGCCTCCCCGTCTCCCCAGAAGGGTTCCCCGTGCCTGGCTGAATTCTGTTGGGCTGTGGAGCTCTTGAGTAAGCCGTTCCCAGGGCCTGTTGACCGGATGTTTGGGTGGCAGGGAGAGGGGAAAGCAGGTCGTGGTGGGGCCTGGTTTGTATTTCACAGTCAGATGTGAGGGCACGTCGTCGTGGTGCATTTTTAACCAATGGGGGTCTTGTCGGGCCCTCCGTCGTGTCCGTCTCAGTGGTACCAGGTCCCACACGTTTGTCGATGTGTGTATGTGGGACGAGGCCCAGCTTTGTGGTGCCAGGTTGGATGTGCGGTTTGGGGCTGGCGACTGGACAGCTCTGTGGCCACGTATTAACTAGGAAACTCGCAGACTGGTGTTCAGAGGCGCAGTGGGTGAGGTTATAAAAATACCGGCTGCGCCAGTCGGTGCCGGGGAGGGTGCGTGCGCTGGAAACAGCAGAGGGGCGGGAATGCACCCTTGACTGAAAACGCCTCTCGCCTCTGGCCCTGGACCGGAAGGGGGCGCTGGGACGTGGTCACGGGGCCGGGGGGGGCGTTTTCTGCACTGGCCCCAGCTGCGAGAACAGCCCCCTGCCCCCGGCTGGGGAGTTGGAGCCACTGCAGGATGCCCAGGTTGAGGGGTGTGGGCACTGTAAATAAACTTCTGACCTTACCTTGCAAGGAATGTGCTGACCCCGAGAACCACAAGGTTCGCCAGAAACTGAAGGCCAAAGAGTGGGACGAGTTTCTAGCCAAGGGGAAGCGGTTCCGCGTCCTCCAGCCCGTGAAAATCGGCTGTGTTTGGGCGGCTGAGAAGGATGGCTGTGCTGGCACCGACCTCAAGGTGCTGCAGCAGTTTGCGGCCTGCCTCCTGGACATGGTGCCCCCCGAGGAGGAACAGATGCCCAAGGCCTCCAAGAAAGAGAAGAGGGACCACCAGAGTGAGTGCTCCATGAAAGCACTGGGGGAGAGGGCTTCTCCTTCAGTGTGGGGCCTGGGTTCCCAGAACGCTCCAGTCTAAGGGCGGGTGTCCTGCTAGGCAACTGGGTTCATAAGTCAAAACTCTTTCCAACAAATAACTGCTGAGGCGAGGTCAGGGTTCGAAAAACAAGCTTCAGTCGCATGGTCAGGGGCCGGGCGCTTCCTGCACACAAGCAGGGGGAGGGCGCCTCGCACACACAGAGAAGAGGCAGCAGATCAGCTTCACTGTGATGTTGGTCCCCATGGCCGGCAGGGTAACTCCCCGCAGCTGATGCAGGGCTGGTGTTCCTCACGCACCCTCTCGTGCTGTGGTGAGGGAGCTCCTTTCCCCCTTGCCCCGGGAACAGTTGTAGGAATGGGACGGGCACAGAGCAGAGAGTGGTTTTCTGGGAATATTGCCGTGCCTAATGTACACAGCAAGGATGTGCTGATAGGCCACCGGGTGCTGTGGGATCTATTGAGCACCCAGAAAGGGAGTCGGCCCCCTCTTCCGACTGTCCAGGAAGCCAGGCCCCCATGTCTGGTCCTGAGCATGAGGCTCACTCACGGTCGCAGGGAAAGGCAGCAGCTGTGCTTAGGCTGCCCCTCCCACATCAACACAGGCACAGAGAGTGCCGCCCAAGGGGGTCCCCCAGCTGGGGAGTGATGGGCTGGGACTGCCCCAGGACACACCGGAGAGGAAGAGGTACTTGGTGTCTTCCTCAGTGTTCTGTAGAGAAACGGAACCAGTGAGACACATGTGATACAGATAGACATTTACCGCAAGGGATTGACTCGTGTGCCTAGTGGGCTGGCAAGGTCAGGCGGTCGTCAGGCTGCCGAGTAGGGAGAGCAAGTTCTCCAGAACACCTCTAGGCCAGAGGCGGTCCATGCCCTGAgggaactcccctttcaactgatggaGTACATGACATTACGCTGGGAGGCGGTCACATTGCACTGCATTGCATTACAGAACAGAAACTGGTCTAGTGTTTGGCCGAAACgctgggaatcatagcccagccacgCTGACacgtaaaattaaccatcacactcagAATGAGGTGACAGCCACTTACTAACGCAAAGTACAGGCATAAAGCTGGCGAAGCGACATTCTGTGAGTGCCTGAGCCGAGCTCACCTCGTGAGACTCGCGCATCCTAGAATCCCTTCCAGAGCAGGCTGCACGCACCGTACGGCCTCACGTCTCCCTCCAACGCGCCCCGCAGCTGATAGATTGAGAACTGTGCTcgcttgtctttttctttttggtgaaaatatacacgcAAAACTCCTTCCCATTCCAGTTTCTACATACGATGACTGGTGACACTGGCTACATCCTTCACGTTGTGTCAGCATCCTCGTTAGTTCTCTTCTGCTTGTTTCACTCCCCTGGACAAGCTCTgccccccaaccttctcatctaagCTTTAGAATAGTCGTTGTCCGTTTGGTCTTATAAAGAATGCAATACGCAAGGGTGACAATCTTTCCTTTTTGAGCTAAattgttacttagtttaaagggAACTTCAAGGGAcagttgttttttaaattgtaatttagatgaaggtttacagagctaattagtttctcattaaacaattaatacacatactgtgtTCTGACATAGATTGCCAACCCCAAAACATGTCAATGCTCTTCCTttctgaccttgggttccccattaccagctttcctgtcccctcctgccttctggtccttgtccctgggctagtgtgcccctttagtctcattttgttttatgggcctgtctaatctttggccgaggGGTGAGCCttggaagtgacttcattactgagctgaaaggttgtctgggggccatattctcggggtttctttggtctctgtcaggccagtaagtctggcctttttttgtgagttagagttttattctacatttttctccagctctgtccgggacactctattttgatccctgtcagagcagtcagcggtggtagctgggcaccatccagttgtgctggactcagtctggtcgGGGCTGGTGGTAGCCGTGGTCCATTAAGGGCGACAGTTTTGGTTCCAGGTTTGAAGAGTGGCTGGGGGCCACAGTGTCAGGGCCTCGGCTCACTCTTCAGCCCGCGGTGCCGTCGCTTGTTTCCAACTCACGGCTTCTTCCTCTCCTGCCAGTCCTTGCCCAGCTGCTCCCGCTGCTACACGGCAACGTCAACGGGAGCAAGGTGATCATCCGTGAGTTTCAGGAGTGCTGCCGCCAAGGCCTACTCAGCAGGGACACCGGCAGCCCCGAGAGTAGCTCCACCAGCCCCCCGAGCCCCGGCTCTTCCCGCCCACAGACCCCCACCGCTGGCGACGACACCACCGTTCCATCCAAGGCCAGGCTCAAGCGGATCATTTCCGAGAACTCGGTGTACGAGAAGCGGCCTGACTTCAGGATGTGCTGGTACGTCCACCCGCAGGTGCTCAAGAGCTTCGACCAGGAGCACCTGCCCGTGCCCTGCCAGTGGAACTACATCACTGCGGTGCCCTCGACTGCCCGGGAGGACAGTGGCAGCGCCCTCGCCGTGGGGCCCAGCCCAGCCACACTGCTCTCTCTGAAGAGGAAGTCGGCCGGCAGCATGTGCATCACGCAGTTCATGAAGAAGCGTAGGCACGACGGGCAGGTGAGCACCGGCGGCCGCGAGGTGGGGGCCCGGCCATGGCTGGGGAGGACCCCCGCCAGGGGGCTTATGTTGTTGTCGTTCTTTGTTCTGTTTAACATTCAATTTGACCCAGtcactgagcacttactgtgtgccagcacCCCGCCGGACCCTGTAGACAAACACCCATCTAGTGAGGGAGCCCGACAGGGCCCATGGAGGGAACACCTGGGTACTTACAACCAAGGAGTGCGGAGCAGGGGCCAGTGTGGAGCCACGGGGGCCATCGCCGGGGGGCCTGCCCTggcctgggggctgggggtgACTCCTGAGGAAACACCAGTGCTCAGTGTCAGAACACCCACCCACTGCTCACTGCCACGCTTGGGTGCCCCAAACCGCGTGAGGTGTGAGCATCACCCAAGGAGTGGGACAAACATTTAGATTTTCGACTGAGTGGGTCTGAgataaagagtcctggtggtgcagcagttaagcgctcagttgctaactgaaaggttagtggttcaaagtCATCACCAGCTCTACAGGCCAAAGACCTGCAGaccagctcctgtaaagatga
This region includes:
- the CHAF1A gene encoding chromatin assembly factor 1 subunit A isoform X4, yielding MQNKAPDLETSLDNLENHCHTGADAEFKPKLINGKGPLDNFLRKAKIDPGETTVLIDLTEDSSDPLDSPVDHAKYCSEAPPSRDTISGVGEEDEGQRGLVKASQDNKLASPEETLPDLPCHTKGSAGSGGAERHGDGQEGAPEPCPELGGGWRTCCEREQQGWSEAGGILFKGKVPVVVLQDILVAKPPQATSPQTAPLDESMAWESEELGSCPEEDSVLSHSSLSSSSSTSSPEGQPARGKQRGSTSPLPASTPTCRITKKCIKGSTEKNKIRLQRDKERLGKQLRLQAEKEEKEKLKEEAKRAKEEARKKKEEEKELKEKERREKREKDEKEKAEKQRLKEERRKERQEALEAKLEEKRKKEEEKRLKEEEKRIKAEKAEITRFFQKPKTPQAPKTLAGSCGKFAPFEIREHMVLAPLCRTAFDQDLCDQLDQLLQQQSGSFSFLQDLKGRRPLRSGPTIVCNRNADIFNSDVVIVESGKADGVPERKKFGRMKLLQFSENHRPAYWGTWNKKTAIIRPRNPWAQDRKLLDYEVDSDDEWEEEEPGESLSHSEGDDDDEVGEDEDEDDGFFVPHGYLSEDEGVTEECADPENHKVRQKLKAKEWDEFLAKGKRFRVLQPVKIGCVWAAEKDGCAGTDLKVLQQFAACLLDMVPPEEEQMPKASKKEKRDHQILAQLLPLLHGNVNGSKVIIREFQECCRQGLLSRDTGSPESSSTSPPSPGSSRPQTPTAGDDTTVPSKARLKRIISENSVYEKRPDFRMCWYVHPQVLKSFDQEHLPVPCQWNYITAVPSTAREDSGSALAVGPSPATLLSLKRKSAGSMCITQFMKKRRHDGQVGAGDMDGFQADTEEEEEEEGDCVMVDIPDVGEAQTPCGTSSGAVGSVRVDTCEGPLPVSALLLS
- the CHAF1A gene encoding chromatin assembly factor 1 subunit A isoform X3: MTPTDVYGPCQVYPGGAGKSSPTVKRHSMDCKDRPAFPVKKLIQARLPFKRLSLVPKEKPDDSSEDVRGSQSASMQNKAPDLETSLDNLENHCHTAPPSRDTISGVGEEDEGQRGLVKASQDNKLASPEETLPDLPCHTKGSAGSGGAERHGDGQEGAPEPCPELGGGWRTCCEREQQGWSEAGGILFKGKVPVVVLQDILVAKPPQATSPQTAPLDESMAWESEELGSCPEEDSVLSHSSLSSSSSTSSPEGQPARGKQRGSTSPLPASTPTCRITKKCIKGSTEKNKIRLQRDKERLGKQLRLQAEKEEKEKLKEEAKRAKEEARKKKEEEKELKEKERREKREKDEKEKAEKQRLKEERRKERQEALEAKLEEKRKKEEEKRLKEEEKRIKAEKAEITRFFQKPKTPQAPKTLAGSCGKFAPFEIREHMVLAPLCRTAFDQDLCDQLDQLLQQQSGSFSFLQDLKGRRPLRSGPTIVCNRNADIFNSDVVIVESGKADGVPERKKFGRMKLLQFSENHRPAYWGTWNKKTAIIRPRNPWAQDRKLLDYEVDSDDEWEEEEPGESLSHSEGDDDDEVGEDEDEDDGFFVPHGYLSEDEGVTEECADPENHKVRQKLKAKEWDEFLAKGKRFRVLQPVKIGCVWAAEKDGCAGTDLKVLQQFAACLLDMVPPEEEQMPKASKKEKRDHQILAQLLPLLHGNVNGSKVIIREFQECCRQGLLSRDTGSPESSSTSPPSPGSSRPQTPTAGDDTTVPSKARLKRIISENSVYEKRPDFRMCWYVHPQVLKSFDQEHLPVPCQWNYITAVPSTAREDSGSALAVGPSPATLLSLKRKSAGSMCITQFMKKRRHDGQVGAGDMDGFQADTEEEEEEEGDCVMVDIPDVGEAQTPCGTSSGAVGSVRVDTCEGPLPVSALLLS
- the CHAF1A gene encoding chromatin assembly factor 1 subunit A isoform X2, translated to MLEEPECGAPGARGAAAAMDCKDRPAFPVKKLIQARLPFKRLSLVPKEKPDDSSEDVRGSQSASMQNKAPDLETSLDNLENHCHTGADAEFKPKLINGKGPLDNFLRKAKIDPGETTVLIDLTEDSSDPLDSPVDHAKYCSEAPPSRDTISGVGEEDEGQRGLVKASQDNKLASPEETLPDLPCHTKGSAGSGGAERHGDGQEGAPEPCPELGGGWRTCCEREQQGWSEAGGILFKGKVPVVVLQDILVAKPPQATSPQTAPLDESMAWESEELGSCPEEDSVLSHSSLSSSSSTSSPEGQPARGKQRGSTSPLPASTPTCRITKKCIKGSTEKNKIRLQRDKERLGKQLRLQAEKEEKEKLKEEAKRAKEEARKKKEEEKELKEKERREKREKDEKEKAEKQRLKEERRKERQEALEAKLEEKRKKEEEKRLKEEEKRIKAEKAEITRFFQKPKTPQAPKTLAGSCGKFAPFEIREHMVLAPLCRTAFDQDLCDQLDQLLQQQSGSFSFLQDLKGRRPLRSGPTIVCNRNADIFNSDVVIVESGKADGVPERKKFGRMKLLQFSENHRPAYWGTWNKKTAIIRPRNPWAQDRKLLDYEVDSDDEWEEEEPGESLSHSEGDDDDEVGEDEDEDDGFFVPHGYLSEDEGVTEECADPENHKVRQKLKAKEWDEFLAKGKRFRVLQPVKIGCVWAAEKDGCAGTDLKVLQQFAACLLDMVPPEEEQMPKASKKEKRDHQILAQLLPLLHGNVNGSKVIIREFQECCRQGLLSRDTGSPESSSTSPPSPGSSRPQTPTAGDDTTVPSKARLKRIISENSVYEKRPDFRMCWYVHPQVLKSFDQEHLPVPCQWNYITAVPSTAREDSGSALAVGPSPATLLSLKRKSAGSMCITQFMKKRRHDGQVGAGDMDGFQADTEEEEEEEGDCVMVDIPDVGEAQTPCGTSSGAVGSVRVDTCEGPLPVSALLLS